The Polypterus senegalus isolate Bchr_013 chromosome 1, ASM1683550v1, whole genome shotgun sequence genome includes a window with the following:
- the LOC120534337 gene encoding zinc finger protein 436-like — MTDMEKEPKMSFKEIIKLGSKHKEEALKEKYIHRVDTSHPLDSVLSEEETRKQKPVCIKEEQNEKELGNYEETFNSYSIIIKQESCEQEYSPLGQEVCEENYTLIKEDQQNIIIKEELSDEQWTQTTEHFSELQCVRIKEVCEQNSVHIKKEESEQGFASVQQLDKPVTECKCPEVQEVVNLGSSPAQVVFAKHCGAGSPQPENMLTEEDTSKNEDQESVRQKENTYAMEKSGPSWSSLGYAYLHGKLQQRLQEISALNANASLGPVSMENPSLQWRPLPVDKIMSLYAVTPQRIQTTAILHFCHVCGKGFKQRSHCDHHQRIHTDEKPYSCVECGKRFRWKCDLQTHKRIHTGEKPYWCSECGKRFTRLSHLQSHKTTHTGEKPYCCIECGKLFTDRLKLHKHKRIHNGIKSHCCTECGKAFKSASHLMIHKRIHTGEKPYSCSECGKRFKSGSHLQTHKRIHSGEKPYTCTECGKGFLGKSPLQRHRKIHTGEKPYFCTECGKRFTQNCSLQTHMRIHTGEKPYCCAQCGKTFSVKYRLQKHERVHTGEKPYCCIDCGKRFTEKGHLKVHAKVHAGPRSSLVLET, encoded by the exons ATGACTGACATGGAAAAGGAACCCAAAATGTCTTTCAAAGAGATTATAAAATTGGGCAGCAAACATAAAGAAGAGGCTTTGAAAGAGAAATATATTCACAGAGTGGATACGAGTCATCCATTGGACAGTGTGCTTTCTGAAGAGGAAACTAGGAAGCAAAAGCCTGTCTGTATTAAGGAGGAGCAAAATGAGAAAGAACTTGGTAACTATGAGGAAACATTTAACTCTTACTCCATTATCATTAAACAAGAGAGTTGTGAGCAGGAGTATTCCCCATTGGGGCAggaagtgtgtgaagaaaattATACATTAATTAAGGAAGATCAGCAAAACATCATAATTAAAGAAGAACTCAGTGATGAGCAGTGGACACAAACAACAGAACATTTCTCTGAATTACAGTGTGTCAGAATTAAAGAGGTCTGCGAGCAGAACAGTGTCCACATTAAAAAAGAGGAATCTGAGCAAGGGTTTGCCTCTGTTCAGCAGCTCGATAAACCAGTAACAGAATGCAAATGCCCTGAAGTGCAAGAAGTTGTAAATTTAGGGTCCTCTCCAGCACAAGTGGTGTTTGCAAAGCATTGTGGTGCTGGGTCTCCACAACCTGAGAACATGTTGACTGAGGAGGACACATCCAAGAACGAAGACCAAGAATCTGTCAGACAAAAGGAAAACA cttATGCAATGGAGAAATCTGGCCCGTCTTGGTCTTCATTAGGCTATGCCTATCTCCATGGTAAACTCCAGCAGAGATTGCAAGAGATCTCCGCACTAAATGCAAATGCTTCTTTAGGGCCTGTGAGCATGGAAAACCCTTCTTTACAATGGCGGCCTCTGCCAGTAGATAAGATTATGAGTTTATACGCTGTTACCCCTCAGCGCATCCAGACTACTGCCATTCTTCATTTCTGCCATGTCTGTGGGAAGGGGTTTAAACAAAGGTCACACTGTGACCATCATCAACGAATTCACACAGATGAGAAGCCATATTCTTGTGTTGAGTGTGGAAAGAGATTTCGATGGAAGTGTGATCTTCAGACTCACAAGAggattcatactggagaaaagccatactgGTGCTCTGAATGTGGTAAGCGATTCACTAGATTAAGTCATCTGCAGAGTCACAAAACTACAcacacaggagaaaagccatattgttgtATAGAGTGTGGCAAGTTGTTCACGGATAGATTGAAGCTTCATAAGCACAAGAGAATACACAATGGAATTAAATCTCATTGCTGTACAGAATGTGGCAAGGCATTCAAAAGTGCAAGTCACCTTATGATTCACaagagaattcacactggagaaaaaccgtattcttgttctgaatgtggcaagagaTTCAAAAGTGGCAGCCATCTTCAAACGCACAAGAGAATTCACAGTGGAGAAAAACCGTACACCTGTACAGAATGTGGAAAAGGATTCTTAGGGAAAAGCCCTCTTCAGAGACATAGgaaaattcacactggagaaaagccatacttTTGCACTGAGTGTGGCAAAAGATTCACACAAAATTGTAGTCTACAGACACAtatgagaattcacactggagaaaagccatattgctgtgcCCAGTGTGGAAAAACATTCTCTGTTAAGTATCGTCTTCAGAAACATGAGAGGgttcacacaggggagaagcccTATTGTTGTATTGACTGTGGCAAAAGATTCACAGAGAAAGGTCACCTTAAGGTACATGCAAAGGTTCATGCTGGACCAAGAAGCTCCCTTGTTTTGGAGACTTGA